A region of the Ignavibacteria bacterium genome:
TCTTCGAAGCCTTTTGTAGCCGGTTTGCGAATTACGACGTTACCTACGGCATCGACTTCATACTCAAGCTTATTTTTTTTAGCAAAGTCGATTACGTATTGCCGCATTGCATCTTCATGCTTAGAGGGATGCGGGATAGCACACATTTCTTCGAAATGCGACCAGATAGCCGAGGGTTTCAGAGCATTTAAAACTGCCATTTTATTTTTCCTTTCTTAGTTCTTTAAAGTATAATAAATTATTTGCATATAAGCCATTTATGAACTGCGAGACTCTATCGACTGCGGGTTCAATCTTATCACCGAATTTTAGCTTAAGTTCTTCAACGATAGAAAGAACTTTTTTGCTGCCGTCAATTGCGAGCCAAGCAGCAGAGCCGAGTTCATCGAGTTTGACCCTTATATCTTTAGATTTATTTTTAGGGATAAATTTCTTCATGAACTCTTTTTTAAATTTAGGAATAAGTATATTCACAAGCCCGTCAACCTGCTCATGATTATTGATTCGTACAGGAGTAAGTTCCAGCAGATTAATATTAGTAGCTTTATTTTTCTTAAACATTTTACAAGATACTTCTATTAAAGCATTAAATAAAGTTACAAAGGAAAGAGAAATTTGGTTCGGGGGATGGGGCTGAAGACCGGATTTTTATTTGATGCATTTTTTATCCGTTGATTAAAGGCAACGGCAATTTATAGAGCAAGAAATAGAGTAAGTATAAGGCAAGAGATGGAGCAAGAGATAGAGTAAATTGTGGAGCCGAAGCCCGGGACTTCTTTTGATACATTTACAATCCGTTGCCTAAAGGCAACGGCAATGTGAAGAGCAAGAAATAGAGCAAGAGTAAGGCAAGAGCAAGAGATATAGTAAATTTTGGTGCTGAAGCCCGAGACTTCTTTTGATAAATTTACAATCCGTTGCCTAAAGGCAACGGCAATTTAAAGAGCAAGAGATAGAGAATGAGCAAGAGAT
Encoded here:
- a CDS encoding PqqD family protein, with amino-acid sequence MFKKNKATNINLLELTPVRINNHEQVDGLVNILIPKFKKEFMKKFIPKNKSKDIRVKLDELGSAAWLAIDGSKKVLSIVEELKLKFGDKIEPAVDRVSQFINGLYANNLLYFKELRKEK